The Devosia sp. SD17-2 genome includes a region encoding these proteins:
- a CDS encoding GGDEF domain-containing protein, whose product MSDPSGTVERFSAVAKLRQAAFDWLTAPAAAADSNIRSELARTLIVNRRTLAFGALSMGLLLLAIALFKSIAEGALIALVVAAALLLRAHTLDRAQQAADADKNLNAVVEAGLVYAVSLSLVGVAATTSGQLVLIVLGALVTTGLVFGFCITNSAAPRYATLQAVIVMLPVIFTTALSGPPEMLIIFVHAPIWIFGVIMLIGTSHNRLAGLIRAQKTSRYLAYNDALTGLANRAQVMSTLQQLANPTQSRARQPKGQRSYLLYLDLDGFKGVNDTHGHAAGDRPLEAVAGRLTDNVRSGDLVGRLGGDEFVIVLSDPQPDHVRALASRITEAIAHPFSLPGDIEARIGVSIGGAPLHSDPQHALAEADTMLYRAKHGGRGGHFLSGL is encoded by the coding sequence ATGTCTGACCCATCCGGGACCGTCGAACGCTTTTCCGCCGTCGCAAAACTGCGACAGGCGGCGTTCGACTGGCTGACCGCACCGGCTGCCGCAGCCGATTCCAATATCCGGTCAGAACTGGCCCGCACGCTCATCGTCAACCGACGCACCCTGGCTTTCGGCGCGCTCAGCATGGGCCTGTTGCTGCTGGCCATTGCCCTCTTCAAGAGCATTGCCGAGGGCGCCCTCATCGCTCTCGTGGTTGCCGCCGCCCTGCTGCTGCGCGCTCACACTCTGGATCGTGCACAACAGGCCGCAGACGCCGACAAAAATCTCAACGCCGTGGTGGAGGCCGGGCTGGTCTATGCCGTTTCGCTCTCGCTGGTTGGCGTCGCAGCAACCACCAGCGGGCAATTGGTGCTGATCGTGCTGGGCGCGCTGGTAACAACCGGGCTGGTCTTCGGCTTCTGCATCACCAATAGCGCTGCACCGCGCTACGCCACGCTGCAGGCGGTCATCGTCATGCTCCCGGTGATTTTTACCACGGCCCTCTCCGGGCCGCCGGAAATGCTTATCATTTTCGTCCACGCCCCGATCTGGATCTTTGGCGTCATCATGCTGATCGGCACCAGCCATAACCGGCTGGCCGGCCTGATCCGGGCCCAGAAAACCAGTCGCTATCTCGCCTATAATGACGCGCTGACCGGGCTCGCCAACCGCGCCCAGGTGATGAGCACTCTCCAGCAACTGGCCAATCCGACCCAATCGCGGGCGCGTCAGCCAAAGGGACAGCGCTCCTATCTGCTCTATCTTGATCTCGATGGATTCAAGGGCGTCAACGACACCCATGGCCACGCCGCCGGCGACCGACCGCTCGAGGCTGTCGCCGGGCGTCTCACGGACAATGTGCGCTCCGGCGATCTCGTCGGTCGCCTCGGCGGCGACGAATTCGTGATCGTGCTATCCGATCCCCAGCCCGACCATGTACGCGCTCTGGCCAGCCGTATCACCGAGGCCATCGCCCATCCCTTCAGCCTTCCCGGCGACATCGAGGCGCGGATCGGGGTCAGCATTGGCGGCGCTCCCCTGCACAGCGATCCCCAGCACGCTTTGGCCGAGGCAGACACCATGCTCTACCGCGCCAAACATGGCGGCAGGGGCGGTCATTTCCTCAGCGGATTATAG